From one Phocaeicola salanitronis DSM 18170 genomic stretch:
- a CDS encoding Eco57I restriction-modification methylase domain-containing protein, protein MTSVELRNKLSAKFDFEQWIGILREMFPKVEIFSHINQVSHTLVKSGGQVGSIRLDDGRSLAIYTFEVSDKVLINRNRKGLRDIAAQTIDQSIIHGVLAFYHSKDVADYRLTYIAKQSSFNENGELIKSETAPKRYTFLLGENEPCRTASNRLYELITKKKKGSVYLADVTEAFSVERLNKDFFAGYKAQYSNFLKLLADTKQNRDYVKKLLGRLVFLQFLQKKGWMGVPASRSDWEGGDKNYLSRLIEHYEGNDRILSDVLEVLFFNTLNEKREGDIADTRLGENIKIPYLNGGLFEKDSIDKLDIDFPYSYFKELMDFFSMYNFTIDENDPDDSEVGIDPEMLGHIFENLLEDNKDKGAFYTPKEIVQYMCRQSVIQYLKTHELNEQYAEPIERLINDGIVMPILQTKTVASRLMQLLKDVKVCDPAIGSGAFPMGILYVLYYAIHHLQSHAEPNKSFDSTQTKLDIIQNNIFGVDIEQGAVDIARLRFWLALVVDEVSPQPLPNLDYKIMCGNSLLNRYDIDESLEAIFDFYNETCDAKDQLSLERYKQLVVNYATTSSHITKQHLKETIDCIKRVFRSELTDRERSKLRKLKSKIIDLDSPSLFERTEQEKKGLVKLKAKLKELEKEQTTIESNKLYKDSFEWRFEFPQLLNKEGEFIGFDIIIGNPPYGASFSTAEKNVLKARYSDVHMRTPESYCYFISLAFRLARNTGVVSYIVPNNMFFQNENEKTRSLLLFRHQLVRAINLGDNTFENADVPTCIFVSKVQHKEIYDIAYSDYRMCNIHDIEWDKNIESTSSTLIQSVPAYVVGLSNEDIRILGTIREQGVSIDSIAEEMASGISTGGDKIFKINRSVIDKFHIEESIIRNILVGGDIDSYSISYKYEYLIYTTRETNIQDYPFAETYLGTYKDKLMQRSESRKGILPWYALGRNRYPLLFEEPKIIMRQTSDSIRCVYDEKGFYVLNSILVFKKNTSEYTYKYLSTVLNSTLTDYLYKKLTQEEGRTFAEVKPANVRKLYIPKATQEEQNILSILYDYMAVLKGNNMPQPISSMNVLFIDLFERIIDGCIYELFFREHMKERGIDIMTYLPSFLKPIKDLKEDDVINTIIAVHSSIFMTDNPIRTRLKLFVSRSPEILKPIIQH, encoded by the coding sequence ATGACATCAGTTGAATTAAGAAATAAGTTATCTGCCAAGTTTGATTTCGAGCAGTGGATTGGCATCTTAAGAGAAATGTTTCCTAAAGTTGAAATCTTTTCTCATATAAACCAAGTATCTCATACGTTGGTTAAGAGTGGTGGACAAGTAGGTAGTATTCGTTTAGATGACGGACGCTCTTTGGCTATTTACACATTTGAGGTTTCGGACAAGGTGCTTATTAATCGCAACCGCAAAGGCTTGCGCGACATCGCAGCACAAACTATTGACCAATCTATCATTCATGGAGTTTTAGCTTTTTATCATTCGAAGGATGTTGCGGACTACCGGTTAACTTATATAGCCAAACAATCTTCTTTCAACGAAAACGGAGAATTAATAAAATCCGAGACTGCCCCTAAAAGATATACTTTCCTATTGGGAGAGAACGAACCGTGCAGAACAGCTTCCAACCGTCTGTATGAACTTATCACAAAAAAGAAAAAAGGTTCCGTCTATTTGGCTGATGTAACGGAAGCTTTTTCTGTAGAACGTCTTAATAAAGATTTCTTTGCAGGATATAAAGCACAATATTCCAATTTTCTTAAGCTACTTGCTGACACCAAACAAAATCGGGATTATGTCAAGAAGCTGCTTGGGCGTTTGGTCTTTTTACAATTCCTCCAGAAGAAGGGTTGGATGGGCGTCCCCGCCTCTCGTTCAGATTGGGAAGGTGGAGATAAAAACTACCTCAGTCGTTTGATTGAACATTATGAAGGGAATGACCGCATATTAAGCGATGTTCTCGAAGTCTTGTTTTTTAATACGTTGAATGAAAAACGGGAAGGGGATATTGCTGATACTCGTTTGGGTGAGAATATCAAAATCCCATACCTCAACGGTGGTCTGTTCGAGAAAGACAGCATAGACAAACTGGATATAGATTTTCCATACTCTTATTTTAAGGAACTAATGGATTTCTTTTCCATGTATAATTTTACTATAGATGAAAACGATCCGGATGATAGCGAGGTGGGTATTGACCCCGAGATGTTGGGACATATCTTTGAGAATCTTTTGGAAGACAACAAAGATAAAGGAGCGTTTTATACACCGAAGGAAATTGTGCAGTATATGTGCCGCCAAAGTGTCATTCAATATTTAAAAACTCATGAACTAAATGAGCAATATGCAGAACCGATAGAGCGATTGATAAATGATGGAATTGTAATGCCAATACTTCAAACAAAAACTGTGGCTTCTCGATTAATGCAATTACTCAAAGATGTGAAAGTGTGTGATCCTGCAATTGGTTCAGGTGCTTTTCCTATGGGTATTCTTTACGTTTTGTATTATGCTATTCATCATTTGCAATCACATGCAGAACCTAATAAGAGTTTTGATTCGACACAAACTAAACTAGATATTATCCAGAATAACATCTTTGGTGTCGATATAGAGCAAGGTGCTGTAGATATTGCACGATTGCGCTTTTGGCTAGCACTGGTAGTAGATGAAGTTTCACCTCAGCCACTGCCAAATTTAGATTATAAAATAATGTGTGGCAACTCATTGTTAAACCGATATGATATAGATGAATCTTTAGAAGCAATCTTTGATTTCTATAATGAAACTTGTGATGCAAAAGACCAATTATCACTTGAAAGATATAAGCAATTAGTAGTAAATTACGCTACTACTTCCAGCCATATCACAAAACAACATTTGAAAGAAACCATTGATTGCATAAAAAGGGTGTTTCGTTCAGAATTAACCGATAGAGAGCGTTCTAAATTAAGAAAACTGAAAAGTAAAATCATTGATTTGGATTCCCCCTCACTTTTCGAACGTACCGAACAAGAAAAAAAAGGTCTTGTAAAGCTTAAAGCTAAACTGAAAGAGCTTGAAAAAGAACAGACAACGATAGAAAGTAATAAATTGTATAAGGATTCATTTGAATGGAGATTCGAGTTTCCGCAGCTTTTAAATAAAGAGGGAGAATTTATAGGTTTTGACATAATTATAGGTAATCCTCCTTACGGAGCATCATTCTCTACTGCAGAAAAGAATGTACTGAAAGCCCGTTATTCAGATGTACACATGCGTACACCCGAAAGCTATTGTTATTTCATTTCCTTAGCTTTTAGATTGGCAAGAAATACTGGGGTAGTGTCTTATATCGTTCCTAATAACATGTTCTTTCAAAACGAAAACGAAAAAACACGCTCTTTGCTGTTATTCAGGCATCAGTTGGTTCGTGCTATAAATTTAGGAGATAATACTTTTGAAAATGCAGATGTACCTACATGCATTTTCGTATCGAAAGTGCAACATAAAGAAATATATGATATTGCCTATTCTGATTATAGGATGTGTAATATTCATGATATAGAATGGGATAAAAATATAGAAAGCACGTCATCCACTTTAATCCAATCAGTCCCAGCTTATGTAGTAGGTTTATCTAATGAGGATATTAGAATATTAGGGACAATAAGAGAACAAGGAGTTTCTATTGATTCTATCGCAGAAGAAATGGCAAGTGGTATATCAACTGGAGGAGATAAAATTTTTAAAATTAATCGATCCGTTATTGATAAATTTCACATAGAAGAAAGTATAATTCGTAACATTCTTGTTGGAGGTGATATTGACTCCTATTCTATTAGTTATAAATATGAATATTTGATTTATACGACCCGTGAAACCAATATACAGGATTATCCTTTTGCTGAAACCTATTTAGGAACTTACAAGGACAAATTGATGCAAAGAAGTGAATCAAGAAAAGGCATTCTACCATGGTATGCTCTTGGTCGTAATAGATATCCATTATTATTCGAAGAGCCTAAAATAATTATGCGCCAGACTTCGGATTCAATACGGTGTGTGTATGACGAAAAAGGATTTTATGTACTAAATAGCATATTGGTTTTTAAGAAGAATACAAGCGAATATACCTACAAATATCTTTCAACTGTACTAAACTCAACATTGACTGATTACCTATACAAAAAGCTAACGCAAGAAGAAGGGAGAACATTTGCAGAAGTGAAACCTGCAAACGTAAGAAAATTGTATATACCTAAAGCGACTCAAGAAGAACAAAATATATTATCTATACTTTATGATTATATGGCTGTCCTTAAAGGAAATAATATGCCACAGCCTATTTCCTCTATGAATGTTCTATTTATAGATCTTTTTGAGAGAATTATAGACGGATGCATCTACGAATTATTTTTCAGAGAACACATGAAAGAAAGGGGCATAGATATTATGACTTATCTCCCTTCATTTCTTAAACCTATAAAAGATCTCAAGGAAGATGATGTAATTAATACAATCATAGCAGTACACAGTAGCATATTTATGACAGATAATCCAATAAGAACACGCTTAAAACTTTTTGTTTCACGTAGTCCTGAGATTTTGAAACCGATAATACAACATTAA
- a CDS encoding helicase-related protein produces the protein MGTNFFTNEKENTLLEKIEGVFKYKKVHFFDALVGYFRASGYFRIRKFIQQTPHIRILVGINVDKLTYQANQQGLLFNPNREQSQEEFFNEIKKNIQEAKYDKEVEDGMYQFIEDIVSGRIEMRIHPKQNIHAKIYIFREKVYHPHGYGSVITGSSNLTEAGLEKNFEFNVELRYDDDIQFATETFERLWAESVEIDISHIEKIKTESYLNTDFTPYEVYLKFLLEYFGKSIDFDPNSVSDLPKGYKKLSYQIDAVNDGYSKMMKHNGFFLSDVVGLGKTIVSALIAKKFFFANGFPMHRSHTLIIVPPALKEGWERTMTEFKLDNYKIITNGSLHKLKNPSLYDLVIVDEAHKFRSDTASMYNELQKLCKTKTLHADGSLHDKKVILVSATPLNNKPEDIANLVYLFQDSKDSTLEEGNLQRFFREQIDKYRKAKDLKDIELISKEVKAIYEKIRVKVVEPLTVRRTRTDLMENEAYRKDLEKQNVHFPDVKAPHKIYYQLDTELEELYDKTIRYLKGKEKGTLKYYRYQAIKYLLPPKKDKYKKADLISIQLAGIMKTLLVKRIDSSFYAFKQSLKRYYQANKVMLDMFEKGVIYIAPNLKVNELLSEGREDELIRQIEEAQYTDPTIEVCTPEDFETIFIDGLKQDGQILKELVEAWDKVTYDPKLDIFINEYMKGKLFDKSINQEGKLVIFSESKETTQYLSDALRANGFNRVLTVQSDNRNDKMPALEANFDANYKGEKKNDYNIVISTEVLAEGVNLHRANVIVNYDTPWNSTRLMQRIGRVNRIGSTAKEVHIFNFFPTAKVNNDIELEKKAKMKLFAFHAALGEDSQIYSTDESPESFGLFDKNVDEERDEKLRYLMWLRQLKEENPDLIKRINKMPLRARVGRKSKLIPMSTIVFIRNKRRDAFTFIREDGSIEELTFLEAVKEFEARIEEKAIPLHDKHHEQVAKAIEVFSEKEEEAKAVTKKVVTNQGPNEKKALSYLDGFVHVPNITDEEVDLIEKAKRAISTGKFQQLQRDINKLQNAAKKAPVKTVVLLERLMKIITSYPLEHVELNNFEAQAISKERYVKELIPEIIISESFNL, from the coding sequence ATGGGGACAAACTTCTTCACAAATGAGAAAGAAAATACCCTTCTTGAAAAAATAGAAGGTGTATTCAAATATAAAAAAGTACATTTCTTTGATGCATTGGTCGGATATTTCCGTGCATCAGGATATTTCCGTATAAGGAAGTTTATACAACAAACTCCCCACATTCGTATATTGGTTGGCATCAATGTAGATAAGCTGACTTATCAGGCTAATCAACAGGGTTTGCTTTTTAATCCTAACAGAGAGCAATCGCAAGAGGAGTTTTTTAATGAAATAAAAAAGAATATCCAAGAAGCTAAGTATGATAAAGAAGTAGAGGATGGGATGTATCAATTTATAGAAGATATTGTATCTGGCAGGATTGAAATGCGCATTCATCCTAAGCAAAACATACATGCTAAAATCTATATTTTCCGCGAAAAAGTATATCATCCACATGGTTATGGATCGGTTATCACAGGATCAAGCAACTTGACAGAAGCAGGTCTTGAAAAAAACTTTGAGTTTAATGTAGAGCTAAGATATGATGATGATATTCAGTTTGCTACAGAAACATTTGAAAGATTATGGGCTGAATCGGTTGAGATTGATATTTCTCATATCGAAAAGATTAAGACGGAATCCTATTTGAACACCGATTTTACACCATACGAAGTTTATTTGAAATTTCTATTGGAATACTTTGGCAAAAGTATAGATTTTGACCCAAACTCTGTGTCAGACTTACCTAAAGGATATAAGAAATTATCTTATCAGATTGATGCTGTAAATGATGGCTATTCCAAAATGATGAAACACAATGGATTCTTTCTTTCCGATGTAGTCGGATTGGGGAAAACCATTGTTTCAGCTCTCATTGCCAAGAAATTTTTCTTTGCCAACGGATTCCCAATGCATCGCTCTCATACATTGATTATTGTTCCGCCGGCTCTTAAAGAAGGCTGGGAAAGAACAATGACTGAGTTTAAGCTGGACAATTATAAGATTATCACAAACGGAAGCCTACATAAGTTAAAGAATCCGTCACTTTATGATTTGGTTATCGTTGATGAAGCCCATAAATTCAGAAGCGATACAGCCTCCATGTATAATGAGTTACAGAAATTATGCAAAACCAAAACATTGCATGCCGACGGGAGTCTGCATGACAAGAAAGTGATACTTGTATCTGCAACTCCGTTGAATAATAAACCGGAAGATATTGCCAACTTGGTTTACCTGTTTCAGGATTCCAAAGACAGTACGTTGGAAGAAGGCAATCTACAGCGCTTTTTCCGTGAGCAAATCGACAAATACAGGAAAGCAAAAGACCTGAAAGATATAGAATTAATCTCTAAGGAAGTAAAAGCAATCTACGAAAAGATTCGCGTTAAGGTAGTGGAGCCATTGACTGTGCGTCGCACCCGTACAGACTTAATGGAAAATGAGGCTTACCGAAAAGACTTGGAAAAGCAGAATGTTCATTTTCCGGATGTAAAAGCTCCGCATAAGATTTATTATCAGCTTGATACAGAATTGGAGGAATTGTATGATAAAACTATCAGATATTTAAAAGGGAAAGAAAAAGGCACGTTGAAATACTATCGCTATCAAGCCATAAAGTATTTGCTTCCTCCTAAAAAAGATAAATATAAGAAAGCAGACTTGATTTCTATTCAGTTGGCAGGTATCATGAAAACATTACTCGTCAAGCGAATAGACAGCAGTTTCTATGCATTTAAACAATCTCTAAAAAGATACTATCAGGCTAATAAAGTAATGCTTGATATGTTTGAAAAAGGAGTGATATACATTGCTCCTAACTTAAAAGTCAATGAATTGTTAAGCGAAGGACGGGAAGATGAACTCATCCGACAGATAGAAGAGGCACAATACACCGATCCGACTATTGAGGTCTGTACCCCTGAAGATTTTGAAACAATCTTTATAGATGGATTGAAACAAGACGGACAAATATTAAAAGAATTAGTAGAGGCATGGGATAAGGTAACTTACGACCCCAAACTGGATATCTTTATCAATGAATATATGAAAGGTAAACTGTTTGATAAATCCATTAATCAAGAAGGAAAACTTGTCATCTTTTCAGAGAGTAAAGAAACTACCCAATATTTGTCTGATGCGTTAAGAGCAAACGGGTTCAATCGCGTCTTGACCGTTCAGAGTGATAACCGGAACGATAAAATGCCTGCTCTTGAAGCTAACTTCGATGCCAACTACAAAGGCGAGAAAAAGAATGATTATAATATAGTCATCTCGACTGAGGTCTTGGCAGAAGGAGTTAATTTGCATCGCGCTAATGTCATTGTCAATTACGATACACCTTGGAACTCTACAAGGCTGATGCAGCGTATCGGTCGTGTAAACCGTATTGGAAGTACTGCAAAAGAAGTGCATATCTTTAACTTCTTCCCAACAGCCAAAGTCAATAATGATATTGAATTGGAGAAAAAAGCAAAGATGAAACTGTTTGCTTTCCATGCAGCCTTGGGCGAAGACAGCCAAATTTATTCCACAGATGAGAGTCCTGAAAGTTTTGGATTGTTTGACAAGAATGTGGATGAGGAAAGGGATGAAAAGCTACGCTATCTGATGTGGTTAAGACAACTGAAAGAAGAGAATCCCGATTTGATAAAGCGGATAAACAAGATGCCTTTAAGAGCGCGTGTAGGCAGAAAGAGCAAACTTATTCCGATGAGTACCATTGTTTTCATTCGTAATAAAAGAAGAGATGCATTTACTTTTATTCGTGAAGACGGCAGCATCGAAGAACTGACTTTTTTAGAAGCGGTAAAAGAATTTGAAGCAAGAATAGAAGAGAAGGCAATCCCCTTGCATGACAAACATCATGAGCAAGTGGCAAAAGCGATAGAAGTATTCTCAGAAAAAGAAGAAGAGGCAAAAGCTGTTACTAAGAAAGTAGTTACCAATCAAGGTCCCAATGAGAAAAAAGCGTTGTCTTATCTTGACGGGTTTGTGCATGTTCCTAACATCACCGATGAAGAGGTCGATTTAATAGAAAAAGCTAAGCGTGCCATTTCAACAGGAAAATTCCAACAGTTGCAACGAGACATTAATAAATTACAAAATGCAGCCAAGAAAGCACCTGTGAAAACAGTCGTATTATTAGAACGACTAATGAAAATAATAACTTCTTATCCGCTTGAACATGTCGAGTTGAATAACTTTGAGGCGCAAGCGATAAGCAAAGAACGATATGTGAAAGAATTAATACCGGAAATTATTATCTCCGAAAGTTTTAATCTTTAA
- a CDS encoding MATE family efflux transporter, which produces MYSNKEIWNVTYPIFLGLLAQNVINVTDTAFLGHVSEVALGASAMGGLLYICIYTVAFGFSVGSQILIARRNGEGNYHAIGPIMWQGSAFSFAMAVVLLGLMYGFAEPLIRLLITSDNIYHATYEFFTWRIWGFLFAFVNVMFRALYIGITQTKVLTMSAVVMAVVNVVLDYVLVFGKWGFPEMGVRGAALASVIAEASSLAFYLIYTYAKVDLRKYALHRFGRFDWNMVVRILHISCFTMVQYFLSMAIWFVFFMALERLGERQLAIANIVRSVYIVLFIPVQSLSTTANTLVSNLIGSGGVSKVMHLLHRIARMSFYIMVVCAALCVIFPHAILSVYTNEPELVRESIRALYVVCFAMLISALSNVYFNGISGTGNTQAALVLEIGVQVFYALYIIVVGMIIQAPVEICFTTEVIYYALMLAFSLLYLKKAKWQNKKI; this is translated from the coding sequence ATGTACTCGAACAAAGAAATATGGAACGTGACTTATCCCATTTTCTTGGGATTGCTGGCACAGAATGTCATCAACGTGACCGATACCGCTTTCTTAGGGCACGTGAGCGAAGTGGCTTTGGGGGCTTCGGCTATGGGCGGACTGCTGTATATCTGCATTTATACGGTAGCTTTCGGGTTCAGTGTGGGCTCGCAGATACTTATCGCGCGGCGTAACGGCGAGGGGAATTACCATGCTATCGGCCCGATTATGTGGCAAGGTTCCGCCTTCAGCTTCGCCATGGCGGTGGTGCTATTGGGGCTGATGTACGGGTTTGCCGAGCCGTTGATACGCCTGTTGATTACGTCCGATAATATCTATCATGCTACGTACGAGTTCTTTACGTGGCGCATTTGGGGCTTCCTCTTTGCTTTTGTCAACGTGATGTTCCGCGCGTTGTATATCGGCATCACGCAGACCAAGGTGCTTACGATGAGTGCCGTAGTGATGGCGGTCGTTAATGTCGTGCTCGATTATGTATTGGTGTTCGGCAAATGGGGATTCCCCGAAATGGGGGTGCGCGGAGCCGCGCTGGCATCTGTGATAGCCGAGGCGTCTTCGCTGGCCTTTTACCTTATATATACTTATGCGAAAGTGGATCTCCGTAAGTATGCCTTGCACCGTTTCGGGCGGTTCGATTGGAACATGGTGGTGCGCATTCTGCATATTTCCTGTTTCACGATGGTACAGTATTTCCTTTCCATGGCTATCTGGTTCGTGTTCTTCATGGCGTTGGAACGGTTGGGCGAGCGCCAGCTTGCCATTGCCAATATTGTGCGGAGCGTCTATATTGTGCTTTTTATTCCGGTGCAGTCGCTTTCTACTACGGCAAATACCTTGGTCAGCAACCTTATCGGTTCGGGTGGGGTATCGAAGGTGATGCATCTGCTTCACCGCATCGCCCGTATGTCGTTTTATATCATGGTGGTTTGTGCCGCGTTGTGCGTGATATTCCCTCATGCCATTCTTTCGGTATATACGAACGAGCCGGAGCTGGTGCGGGAATCCATCCGTGCCTTGTATGTGGTGTGTTTCGCCATGCTGATTTCGGCGCTTTCCAATGTGTATTTCAATGGCATTTCCGGTACGGGAAACACGCAGGCGGCATTGGTCCTCGAAATCGGCGTGCAGGTGTTTTATGCCCTCTATATCATTGTGGTCGGCATGATTATCCAGGCTCCGGTAGAGATTTGTTTCACGACAGAGGTGATTTACTATGCCCTGATGTTGGCGTTTAGCTTGCTTTATTTGAAAAAAGCGAAATGGCAGAACAAAAAGATTTGA
- a CDS encoding exo-beta-N-acetylmuramidase NamZ family protein — MKHSIKYHLLAAWLILTSLTHGYAQIRTGAEQTEQYFPLIEGKRVALTVNQTSLIGEKHLLDSLYNIGIDITRIFAPEHGLRGEADAGATVKDGKDTRTGIQIASLYGKNKKPAPHQLADTDIVLFDIQDVGARFFTYISTLYYIMQACAENGNELIVLDRPNPCDYVEGPVLEPEYKSFVGMLPIPVLHGCTVGEIARMINGEGWLGNGLQCKLKVIPVSGWKHGQPYSLPVKPSPNLPNDQAIALYASLCPFEGTSVSIGRGTSFPFQVIGSPYTNEYGFRFMPRPLKGSDMNPLHKNTYCYGKDLRDVCPPKGFSLAYVLEFYQLYQTNGKKFFTRPHWFDLLMGTSQVRQGIIKGKSEAELREEWEPALRKYKNIREKYLLYPHQKSYSHSLINSSAM, encoded by the coding sequence ATGAAACATTCTATCAAATACCACCTTCTGGCCGCTTGGCTAATCCTGACAAGCCTTACGCACGGATATGCACAAATCCGTACGGGAGCCGAACAAACCGAGCAGTATTTTCCGCTGATTGAAGGGAAACGCGTGGCACTTACGGTCAACCAGACTTCTTTAATCGGAGAAAAACATCTGCTTGACTCCTTATATAATATAGGTATAGACATCACCCGCATCTTTGCACCCGAACACGGATTGCGGGGAGAAGCAGATGCAGGTGCAACCGTCAAAGACGGAAAAGACACACGTACCGGCATTCAGATAGCTTCGCTCTATGGGAAAAACAAAAAGCCTGCGCCTCACCAATTGGCAGATACAGACATCGTCCTATTCGACATCCAGGATGTGGGCGCACGTTTTTTCACCTACATCAGCACCTTATATTATATCATGCAAGCTTGCGCCGAAAACGGGAACGAACTGATTGTGCTGGACCGCCCGAATCCGTGCGACTATGTGGAAGGTCCGGTATTGGAACCGGAATATAAAAGTTTCGTAGGGATGCTTCCCATACCGGTATTGCACGGATGTACCGTAGGCGAGATAGCCCGCATGATAAATGGAGAAGGATGGTTAGGAAACGGATTGCAATGCAAGCTGAAAGTAATCCCCGTATCAGGCTGGAAACACGGACAACCGTACTCCCTTCCTGTAAAACCCTCTCCCAACCTTCCCAATGACCAGGCAATCGCCCTTTATGCTTCGCTTTGTCCTTTCGAAGGCACATCGGTCAGCATAGGACGAGGCACATCATTTCCCTTTCAGGTCATCGGAAGCCCCTATACCAATGAATACGGTTTCCGTTTCATGCCCCGTCCCCTAAAAGGCTCGGACATGAATCCCCTGCACAAGAACACTTATTGCTATGGAAAAGACTTACGTGATGTATGTCCCCCGAAAGGATTTTCATTAGCATACGTCCTGGAATTCTATCAACTCTATCAGACTAACGGGAAAAAGTTCTTCACCCGCCCTCATTGGTTCGACCTGCTCATGGGCACCAGTCAGGTAAGACAAGGCATTATCAAAGGAAAGAGCGAAGCCGAATTACGGGAAGAATGGGAACCGGCACTCCGAAAATACAAAAACATCCGAGAAAAATACCTGCTTTATCCGCATCAAAAATCATATTCGCATTCCCTCATAAATTCATCGGCCATGTAA
- the ffh gene encoding signal recognition particle protein produces MFDNLSERLERSFKILKGEGKITEINVAETLKDVRRALLDADVNYKVAKNFTDTVKEKAMGQNVLTAVKPSQLMVKIVHDELAKLMGGDTIELDLKGRPAVILMSGLQGSGKTTFSGKLARMFKTKKNRKPLLVACDVYRPAAIEQLKVLGTQVEVPVYSEPESKDPVQIAKNAIQEAKAKGYDLVIVDTAGRLAVDEQMMNEIETIKNAITPDATLFVVDAMTGQDAVNTAREFNERLDFTGVVLTKLDGDTRGGAALSIRTVVNKPILFVGTGEKLDAVDLFHPARMADRILGMGDIVSLVERAQEQYDEEEAKRLQKKIQKNQFDFNDFLSQIHQIKKMGNLKELASMIPGVGKAIKDIDIDDNAFKSIEAIIYSMTPEERTRPEILNGSRRNRIAKGSGTSIQEVNRLLKQFDQTRKMMKMVTSNKMAGMMQKMKRK; encoded by the coding sequence ATGTTCGATAATTTAAGTGAAAGGCTTGAGCGTTCGTTCAAGATATTAAAAGGTGAAGGTAAAATCACCGAAATCAATGTAGCGGAAACGTTGAAGGACGTGCGTCGTGCTTTGCTCGATGCCGACGTAAACTATAAGGTGGCAAAGAACTTTACCGATACGGTGAAAGAGAAGGCCATGGGACAGAACGTGCTGACGGCGGTCAAGCCGAGCCAGTTGATGGTGAAGATTGTCCACGATGAGCTGGCGAAGCTGATGGGAGGCGATACCATCGAACTGGATTTGAAGGGCCGTCCGGCGGTTATCCTGATGTCGGGCCTGCAAGGTTCGGGTAAGACTACGTTCTCGGGCAAGTTGGCGCGGATGTTCAAGACGAAGAAGAACCGTAAGCCGTTGCTTGTGGCGTGCGACGTATATCGTCCGGCTGCGATTGAGCAGTTGAAGGTGTTGGGTACGCAAGTAGAGGTGCCTGTATATAGCGAGCCTGAAAGCAAGGATCCGGTACAGATTGCGAAGAACGCCATTCAGGAAGCTAAGGCAAAAGGGTATGATTTGGTCATTGTCGATACGGCGGGCCGTTTGGCGGTTGACGAGCAGATGATGAACGAAATCGAAACCATTAAGAATGCGATTACTCCGGATGCGACGCTCTTTGTGGTGGATGCGATGACCGGACAGGATGCGGTAAATACGGCGCGTGAATTTAACGAGCGTCTCGACTTTACCGGTGTTGTATTGACCAAGCTGGATGGCGATACCCGCGGCGGTGCGGCATTGTCTATCCGTACGGTGGTCAATAAGCCGATTCTGTTTGTAGGTACAGGCGAGAAACTGGATGCGGTTGATTTGTTCCATCCGGCACGTATGGCAGACCGTATTCTGGGTATGGGTGACATTGTCTCGTTGGTTGAGCGTGCGCAGGAACAATACGATGAGGAAGAAGCCAAACGCTTGCAGAAGAAAATCCAGAAGAACCAGTTCGACTTCAATGATTTCTTGAGTCAGATTCATCAAATCAAGAAAATGGGTAACTTGAAGGAACTGGCTTCGATGATACCGGGGGTAGGCAAGGCCATCAAGGATATCGACATCGATGACAATGCATTCAAGAGCATTGAGGCGATTATCTATTCGATGACTCCCGAAGAACGTACCCGTCCCGAGATATTGAACGGAAGCCGCCGCAATCGTATTGCCAAAGGTAGCGGTACCAGCATTCAGGAAGTGAACCGCCTCTTGAAGCAATTCGACCAGACCCGCAAGATGATGAAGATGGTGACAAGCAACAAGATGGCAGGGATGATGCAGAAGATGAAGCGGAAATAA